A region of bacterium DNA encodes the following proteins:
- a CDS encoding DNA polymerase/3'-5' exonuclease PolX — MTRGEVVALLEEYALLLDLLDEEAFRARAFANAARQLTQVSATLEELLIGSRLKMVKGVGAAIEQAIRDIAESGTFTELERARDRVPPGVLDLMRVDGLGPKKARVLWREAHISSLEELDSAIMAGKLSALSGFGGKTLEKFRASIAFLQTIGKRRLRHHAKRIAAALTEQILALPHVDSVHFCGSLRRNCETIGDLDCAVCASREHHKTSRELISRIDAITWNNKDGEIWSGRTTEGMDIELSVCAPDELGTRLVLATGSRTHVAELLRRAGELPNSPTEEQLYGMLGLQFVPPALREQTTEPRLLGEPTYPCPVEKKDIRGILHIHSNYSDGHHSIRQMAEAAMLRGYEYIGIADHSKSAAYAGGLSTDRVMEQWEEIDYLNDELAPFRILKGTECDILADGSLDYDDGLLRGFDYVVASIHQGFHMSEDEATTRLCRALENPHVDILGHATGRLLLRREGYPVNHEKLLECAAEYGKSIELNTNPHRLDLDWRWFKRAIELEIPIPLNPDAHAADGLDDIEYGLDLAAKGPITQALCPSAWSAHEFLQWCQTHPHR, encoded by the coding sequence ATGACTCGCGGTGAAGTGGTTGCATTGCTGGAGGAGTACGCGCTGCTTCTCGATTTACTTGATGAAGAGGCGTTCCGCGCACGCGCTTTCGCGAATGCGGCCCGCCAACTCACGCAAGTGTCTGCAACTCTCGAAGAGCTTCTGATCGGCTCACGCCTGAAGATGGTTAAGGGTGTAGGTGCCGCGATTGAACAAGCGATACGCGACATTGCAGAGAGCGGAACATTTACTGAACTCGAACGTGCGAGGGACCGCGTTCCCCCTGGCGTATTAGACTTAATGCGCGTTGATGGTCTCGGTCCCAAAAAGGCTCGCGTACTGTGGCGCGAGGCACATATCTCTTCACTTGAAGAGCTGGACTCGGCCATCATGGCAGGCAAGCTTTCCGCTCTTTCAGGCTTTGGGGGCAAAACCCTTGAAAAATTCCGGGCCAGCATTGCTTTCCTGCAAACAATCGGCAAACGCAGGCTCCGGCATCATGCCAAAAGAATTGCGGCGGCGCTGACTGAACAAATCTTGGCACTTCCGCACGTCGACTCAGTTCACTTCTGTGGAAGCCTGCGTCGCAACTGTGAAACGATTGGTGATCTTGATTGCGCCGTGTGCGCATCACGTGAGCATCATAAGACCTCACGAGAGCTGATTTCGAGAATCGACGCTATCACGTGGAACAACAAGGACGGAGAGATTTGGTCTGGACGCACGACGGAAGGAATGGACATCGAGTTGTCCGTTTGCGCTCCCGATGAACTTGGGACAAGGCTTGTGCTCGCCACCGGTTCAAGAACTCACGTTGCCGAACTCCTGCGCCGCGCGGGTGAACTGCCCAACTCGCCGACTGAAGAACAGCTATACGGTATGCTCGGGCTTCAATTCGTTCCACCTGCACTGCGAGAGCAAACCACAGAGCCACGATTGTTAGGGGAACCTACGTATCCGTGCCCTGTTGAGAAGAAAGACATTCGAGGAATATTGCATATTCATTCGAACTACTCTGACGGACATCACTCCATTCGACAGATGGCAGAAGCCGCGATGCTGCGCGGCTATGAGTATATCGGGATTGCCGACCACTCCAAGTCGGCGGCTTACGCGGGAGGGCTTTCCACGGATCGCGTTATGGAACAGTGGGAAGAGATTGACTACTTGAATGATGAGCTTGCGCCGTTTCGCATTCTCAAAGGCACTGAATGTGATATCCTTGCTGACGGAAGTTTGGACTACGATGACGGTCTTCTGCGGGGATTTGATTACGTCGTTGCGTCAATTCATCAGGGTTTTCATATGTCCGAAGACGAGGCAACGACTCGCTTGTGCCGCGCTCTCGAGAATCCACACGTAGACATTCTTGGTCATGCCACCGGGCGTTTGCTCCTCAGGCGTGAAGGTTATCCAGTCAATCACGAAAAACTTTTGGAATGCGCGGCCGAGTACGGGAAATCGATCGAGTTGAACACGAATCCGCATCGTCTGGATCTTGACTGGCGGTGGTTCAAGCGCGCTATTGAACTCGAGATTCCCATTCCTCTGAACCCTGACGCGCACGCCGCAGATGGACTCGACGATATTGAATACGGTCTTGATCTGGCTGCTAAAGGACCGATCACGCAAGCACTTTGCCCTTCCGCATGGAGTGCTCACGAGTTCCTGCAATGGTGTCAAACTCACCCCCATCGATGA